A single window of Flagellimonas maritima DNA harbors:
- a CDS encoding DUF3810 domain-containing protein, whose protein sequence is MGQKVKTIIAIALPLQVILVKWLANYPGLVEEYYSNGIYPYISQFLRILFGWVPFSVGDIFYTLLAFLALRYIYKNHRFIRKRPLQFLKDIVVVLSIAYFTFHLFWGLNYYRQPITWKLQIEKEYTMEELVSINEYLIEKVNKYQVQITRDTTNMVKIPYSRKEIFKRTKEGYSNLSRHYPDFEYNTSSLKASLYSLPLTYMGYGGYLNPFSNEAQVNGLMPASRLPTVSGHEVGHQLGYSAEDATNLIGFLVTIKNDDIYFKHTAYSHALGYCLSDLLRKDEVKFRELFEKLNPGVKKNFKEISEFWEQYANPLEPVFKSVFSAFLKANNQQEGIQSYNSVVGLVINYHEKYGF, encoded by the coding sequence ATGGGACAAAAAGTCAAAACGATAATTGCAATTGCTCTTCCCCTTCAAGTAATTTTGGTCAAATGGCTCGCAAACTATCCTGGACTTGTAGAGGAATATTATAGCAATGGAATATATCCTTACATCTCACAATTTTTGAGAATCCTTTTTGGATGGGTTCCTTTCTCTGTAGGAGACATTTTCTATACACTTTTGGCCTTTTTAGCTTTAAGGTACATTTACAAAAACCACAGGTTTATCAGAAAAAGACCGCTGCAATTTCTAAAAGATATTGTTGTGGTATTGTCTATCGCATATTTCACATTTCACTTATTTTGGGGGCTAAACTACTATCGCCAACCTATAACATGGAAATTACAGATTGAAAAAGAATACACGATGGAAGAATTGGTTTCCATCAATGAATATTTGATAGAAAAGGTAAATAAATATCAAGTTCAGATAACAAGAGATACAACGAACATGGTGAAAATTCCATATTCCAGAAAAGAAATATTCAAAAGGACCAAAGAAGGGTATTCCAATTTAAGCAGGCATTACCCTGATTTCGAATACAATACTTCAAGTCTGAAAGCTTCATTATACAGTCTACCACTCACCTATATGGGATATGGCGGTTACTTGAACCCTTTTTCCAATGAAGCACAAGTAAATGGGTTAATGCCGGCTTCTCGATTGCCTACGGTAAGTGGTCACGAAGTAGGTCATCAATTGGGGTATTCCGCAGAAGATGCCACCAACCTTATTGGCTTTTTGGTCACTATAAAAAATGATGATATCTATTTTAAACATACTGCCTACTCACATGCCCTGGGATATTGCCTATCGGATTTATTAAGAAAAGATGAGGTAAAGTTCAGGGAACTCTTTGAAAAACTTAACCCGGGAGTCAAGAAGAATTTTAAGGAAATATCCGAATTTTGGGAGCAATATGCCAATCCATTAGAACCAGTTTTCAAGTCGGTTTTCAGTGCTTTTCTAAAAGCGAACAATCAACAGGAAGGTATCCAAAGTTATAACTCTGTAGTAGGTCTTGTCATTAATTATCACGAAAAGTACGGTTTCTAA
- a CDS encoding peptidylprolyl isomerase, with protein MKQSLVLITLCVIVLLGCKSGKYADLGDGIFADIQTSMGDVIVKLEHEKTPVTVANFVSLAEGNSPFVSDSLKDKKYYDGLIFHRIIKDFMIQGGDPTGTGSGNPGYKFKDEFHDSLSHSKKGMLSMANSGPKTNGSQFFITHKATPWLDRRHTVFGEVVNGMDVVDTLATVETLERDKPKVDVVMNKVEIIRNGKEAKKFDAVQIMTDYFKEEEAVVAAFEKMKTELIAEFEKQKEAAEETDSGLKIYTLVEGDGEEPKVGQKVLVNYAGWLPNGDLFDSNREEMAKKYNMYDDRRMQGGGYAPVPMEYSPEARLIPGFKEGLQAMKVGDKVRLFIPPHLGYGAQGGGPIPPNSDLIFDLEITGIQ; from the coding sequence ATGAAACAATCACTTGTTTTAATTACACTATGTGTTATAGTTCTCCTGGGATGCAAATCAGGAAAATATGCCGATCTGGGAGATGGTATTTTTGCCGATATTCAAACGAGCATGGGCGATGTTATCGTAAAATTGGAACACGAAAAGACCCCGGTCACGGTAGCAAATTTTGTATCACTTGCTGAAGGAAACAGTCCTTTTGTAAGTGACAGTTTAAAAGATAAAAAATATTATGACGGCCTTATTTTTCATAGGATTATTAAGGATTTTATGATTCAAGGTGGAGATCCTACGGGAACAGGGAGTGGAAACCCAGGCTATAAGTTCAAGGATGAATTCCATGATTCACTTTCACATTCAAAGAAAGGTATGTTGTCCATGGCCAATTCTGGACCAAAGACCAATGGCAGCCAATTTTTCATTACGCACAAAGCCACCCCTTGGCTCGATAGAAGACATACCGTATTTGGCGAGGTGGTCAACGGAATGGACGTAGTGGATACACTTGCCACTGTAGAAACTCTAGAAAGGGACAAGCCAAAAGTAGATGTCGTCATGAATAAGGTTGAAATAATCAGGAATGGTAAAGAAGCCAAAAAATTTGATGCTGTTCAAATCATGACGGATTATTTTAAAGAAGAGGAGGCTGTAGTTGCGGCTTTTGAAAAAATGAAAACAGAACTCATAGCAGAATTTGAAAAGCAGAAAGAAGCTGCTGAAGAGACCGATTCTGGATTAAAAATCTATACGTTGGTTGAAGGGGACGGTGAAGAACCAAAAGTTGGTCAAAAAGTTCTTGTCAACTACGCGGGCTGGTTACCAAATGGTGATTTGTTCGATAGTAATAGAGAAGAAATGGCAAAAAAGTACAACATGTATGACGACAGAAGAATGCAAGGTGGCGGTTATGCACCAGTTCCCATGGAATACAGTCCAGAAGCACGCTTGATTCCAGGATTTAAGGAAGGGCTACAAGCGATGAAAGTTGGTGACAAAGTACGTTTGTTCATTCCACCGCATTTGGGATATGGAGCTCAAGGAGGAGGCCCTATCCCTCCAAATTCCGATTTAATTTTCGACTTGGAGATTACCGGAATACAATAA